Proteins encoded within one genomic window of Empedobacter falsenii:
- a CDS encoding TolC family protein encodes MKRLKQLLSIAIVALMSSANAQEIIALKDAVNFALENKADAKRADLAIKKAEYKIDEARAGALPQVNANAGLQYNPIVQEMALTMGGQTTVIKMGQPWNSSLGVTVNQTLFDQRVFTGLKAAKTTREFYQVNADLTDEQIIERVANAYYQVFIQEEKLKTIEKSYENTNKVRNVIKSLVDNGLAKPIDLDRIVVQLNNISSSRQQLVNAVEINKNALKFYMGYPIEQPISLTEETITPNLVLLEDQIDVENRTEFKVLSKQKELLGFAKEAERANLYPTVGLAGNYGLQGFGEKFITSKSYIWSDLASIGLSVKVPIFSGGATKAKINQAEIDLLDIEEQMNDTKLGLSLEYQNAKAQIENALKSVDIQEENVSLAEKVLANTQNNYQQGLANLTEILDAENALTDARNNYSNALLEYKIAEIALIKAKGDLKILIQ; translated from the coding sequence ATGAAAAGGTTAAAACAATTACTTTCTATAGCGATTGTAGCGTTGATGAGTTCTGCAAATGCGCAAGAAATTATAGCACTTAAAGATGCAGTAAATTTTGCGTTAGAAAACAAAGCAGATGCAAAACGTGCAGATTTGGCAATCAAAAAAGCCGAATACAAAATTGATGAAGCCAGAGCAGGAGCTTTGCCGCAAGTGAATGCGAATGCAGGTTTGCAGTATAACCCAATTGTACAAGAAATGGCGTTGACAATGGGAGGACAAACAACTGTGATTAAAATGGGACAACCATGGAATTCGAGTTTAGGTGTTACGGTAAATCAAACATTGTTCGATCAACGTGTTTTTACAGGTTTGAAAGCGGCGAAAACAACACGCGAATTCTATCAGGTGAATGCAGATTTAACAGACGAACAAATTATTGAGCGTGTAGCAAATGCGTATTATCAAGTTTTTATTCAAGAAGAAAAATTAAAAACGATTGAAAAAAGTTACGAAAACACAAATAAAGTTCGAAATGTAATCAAAAGTTTAGTGGATAATGGTTTGGCAAAACCAATTGATTTAGACCGAATTGTTGTGCAATTAAATAATATTTCTTCTTCGCGTCAACAGTTGGTAAATGCAGTTGAAATCAACAAAAATGCGTTGAAATTCTATATGGGTTATCCAATTGAGCAACCAATTAGCTTAACAGAAGAAACAATTACGCCAAATTTAGTTTTGTTGGAAGATCAAATAGATGTTGAAAATAGAACCGAATTTAAAGTTTTATCGAAACAAAAAGAATTGTTAGGTTTTGCGAAAGAAGCGGAGCGAGCAAATTTATATCCAACTGTTGGTTTAGCTGGAAATTATGGATTGCAAGGTTTTGGTGAAAAATTTATTACTTCGAAAAGTTACATCTGGTCAGATTTGGCTTCGATTGGTTTGAGTGTTAAAGTTCCGATTTTTTCTGGTGGAGCTACAAAAGCAAAAATTAATCAAGCAGAAATTGATTTGTTGGATATCGAAGAACAAATGAATGACACAAAACTTGGTTTGAGTTTAGAATATCAAAATGCAAAAGCGCAAATTGAAAATGCGTTAAAAAGTGTCGATATTCAAGAAGAAAATGTATCGTTGGCAGAAAAAGTACTTGCAAATACACAAAATAATTACCAACAAGGTTTAGCTAATTTGACAGAAATTTTAGACGCTGAAAATGCGTTGACAGATGCTAGAAATAATTACTCAAATGCTTTGTTAGAATATAAAATTGCCGAAATCGCATTAATCAAAGCAAAAGGAGATTTAAAAATATTAATTCAATAA
- a CDS encoding class I SAM-dependent methyltransferase — protein MKDLFGQAILDYQTNHSPEDLYTETSISELDVMPIDYLFRDYDDMPILEQKALDLSKGKILDVGCGAGSHSLYLQEKGLDVLAIDISPKAIEACLLRGINNAKVQNFLEINEAEKFDTILFLMNGTGIFQNLVLINVFLDKIKNLLTENGQVLIDGTDIIYMFDEDEDGGKWIPSNGNYYGELDFTVHYKGEQEEPIQWLYLDFDTLKNACEYHQLKCTKIKTEGDSYLAKITL, from the coding sequence ATGAAAGACCTTTTCGGACAGGCAATTTTAGATTATCAAACCAATCATTCGCCCGAAGATCTCTATACCGAAACATCAATTTCAGAATTAGATGTGATGCCAATTGATTATCTTTTTAGAGATTATGATGACATGCCAATTTTGGAGCAAAAAGCATTGGATTTATCAAAAGGAAAAATCTTAGATGTTGGTTGTGGAGCGGGTTCTCATTCACTTTATTTGCAAGAAAAAGGGTTGGATGTTTTAGCAATTGATATTTCTCCGAAAGCGATTGAAGCTTGTTTATTGAGAGGAATCAACAATGCAAAAGTTCAGAATTTCCTTGAAATCAATGAAGCTGAGAAATTTGATACGATTCTATTTTTGATGAACGGAACTGGGATTTTTCAGAATTTAGTTTTAATTAATGTTTTCTTGGATAAAATCAAAAATTTATTAACCGAAAATGGTCAAGTTTTGATTGATGGAACCGACATTATTTATATGTTTGATGAAGACGAAGATGGTGGAAAATGGATTCCAAGTAATGGAAATTACTATGGTGAATTAGATTTTACGGTTCATTATAAAGGCGAGCAAGAAGAACCTATTCAATGGTTGTATTTGGATTTTGACACGTTAAAAAATGCGTGCGAATATCATCAACTAAAATGTACAAAAATAAAAACCGAAGGAGATTCTTATTTAGCAAAAATTACTTTGTAA
- a CDS encoding TetR/AcrR family transcriptional regulator, which produces MKDQTEELIKETAKKMFFTEGKFHATTQEIADEAKVNRTLINYYFRSRNNLINIIFDEAKMVSHEKSRAIFDRDKDIKDLIGEFIEDSIATSIKYPYLETYIVTEMNKNNTMCSKLMKDDLDVVVNVFYERLEEEMEKGTIKKMEPLQFLLNMISLVNYPFTIRPLLQLDLKLSDEDFKRILSDRKEIILNTLFNN; this is translated from the coding sequence ATGAAAGATCAAACAGAAGAATTAATCAAAGAAACAGCCAAAAAAATGTTTTTTACCGAAGGTAAATTTCACGCGACAACACAAGAAATTGCAGATGAAGCAAAGGTGAATAGAACTTTGATTAATTATTATTTTAGATCAAGAAATAACTTAATTAATATCATTTTTGATGAAGCAAAAATGGTTAGTCATGAAAAATCACGTGCAATTTTTGATCGTGATAAAGACATCAAAGATCTGATTGGCGAATTTATAGAGGATTCTATTGCAACATCAATCAAATATCCATATTTGGAAACCTACATCGTTACCGAAATGAATAAAAATAATACAATGTGTTCTAAGTTAATGAAAGATGATTTGGATGTCGTTGTAAATGTTTTTTACGAAAGATTAGAGGAAGAAATGGAAAAAGGAACGATAAAAAAGATGGAACCACTTCAGTTTTTGTTAAACATGATTTCGTTGGTCAATTATCCGTTTACAATTCGTCCACTTCTTCAATTGGATTTGAAATTGAGCGACGAAGATTTCAAACGTATTCTTTCTGATCGAAAAGAAATTATTCTCAATACACTTTTTAATAATTAA
- a CDS encoding efflux RND transporter permease subunit — MKIAEISIKRPTMIIVLFTILTLGGLFSYTQMGYELIPKFETNVVTISTVYPGASPNEVENSVTKKIEDAVAALENVKKVESKSYESLSVVMVTLNSDANADLALNDAQRKINAIEKDLPDDVDPPSLTKFSLSDLPIITAGVTSDKLTEKDLYDLLDKKIEPVLSRVTGVAQVNLIGGQEREIQVSLDPVKLKGYGLSVPQVQQAILTSNLDFPTGSVKTRENSTIIRLSGKYKSVDELNNLVISSNNGIQVRLSEVAFVQDSQKEVEKIARVNQSSAIIVQVVKQSDANAVAVSELMKETIKKVETDYKKEGLKIQIVNDTSDFTLAAADHVIFDLVLAVVLVAIVMLLFLHSIRNAFIVMVSIPASLIATFIGMYLMGYTLNLMSLLGLSLVVGILVDDAIVVLENIYRHMEMGKSKIRASYDGAKEIGFTVTAITLVIVVVFLPIAMSTGLVANIIAQFCVTVVIATLLSLLSSFTIVPWLSSRFGKLEHITGKNIFEKFILWFEKQLMKFTHFISDMLEWCLKSTVRRIGVFIGVFIVLFAVIGVLMGGKYIGGEFFPKTDKGEFLVQIELPKDATIEESNFMTQKAEKFLRDKKEVVDMITTVGQSSEGFGAAQATAYKAEIDVILNDKSEREDNSFIYAAKVKRELEKELVGAKVKTVPVGLIGAEQAPIALVVTGPNLESAMKFAELAKHELEQIKGSSEVKLTTEAGNPEINVQVDRDKMSALGLNLQTVGLTMQTAFSGNTDGKFRAGEYEYDINIQYNDFNRSNIDDVRSLIFVNDKGQQIRLDQFATVTQSSGPSFLERRDKTPSVTVQAQSVGRTTGDIVTDFKNSLQKIDSKKPTGVSYVWGGDEENQSEGFGTLGYALLAAIILVYLVMVALYDSFIYPFVVLFSIPLSLIGVFVVLALTNNSLNIFTILGMIMLIGLVCKNAILLVDFTNHRKEAGETTHNALVQANHARLRPILMTTIAMVFGMIPIALAEGAGAEMNNGLAWVIIGGLVSSLFLTLIIVPVVYSLFDSAIRRFSKGEKVDYEAEMVADYEARQIKEEWEE, encoded by the coding sequence ATGAAAATAGCAGAAATATCAATTAAACGTCCCACAATGATTATCGTGTTATTCACGATTTTGACTTTGGGAGGATTGTTTAGTTATACGCAAATGGGATACGAATTAATCCCAAAATTTGAAACGAATGTTGTTACGATTTCAACGGTTTATCCTGGAGCTTCTCCAAACGAAGTTGAAAATTCTGTAACCAAAAAGATAGAGGATGCGGTTGCAGCCTTAGAAAATGTAAAGAAAGTAGAATCGAAATCTTACGAAAGTTTATCAGTTGTAATGGTTACGTTGAATTCTGATGCAAATGCAGATTTAGCGTTGAATGATGCGCAACGTAAGATTAATGCCATTGAGAAAGATTTACCTGATGATGTAGATCCGCCTTCTTTGACGAAATTCTCGTTAAGTGATTTACCAATTATTACAGCTGGTGTAACGTCTGATAAGTTGACAGAAAAAGATTTGTATGATTTGTTAGATAAAAAAATAGAACCAGTTTTATCACGTGTGACAGGTGTTGCGCAAGTAAATTTGATTGGAGGACAAGAACGTGAAATTCAAGTAAGTTTAGATCCTGTGAAATTGAAAGGTTATGGATTATCTGTGCCTCAAGTTCAGCAAGCAATCTTAACTTCGAATTTAGATTTCCCAACAGGAAGTGTAAAAACACGTGAAAACTCTACAATTATTCGTCTTTCTGGAAAATATAAATCAGTTGATGAATTAAATAATTTGGTAATTTCTTCGAATAATGGAATTCAAGTTCGTTTATCGGAAGTTGCTTTTGTGCAAGATTCTCAGAAAGAAGTAGAAAAAATTGCACGTGTTAATCAGAGTTCTGCGATTATTGTTCAGGTTGTAAAACAATCAGATGCAAATGCGGTGGCTGTTTCTGAATTGATGAAAGAAACCATCAAAAAAGTTGAAACAGATTATAAGAAAGAAGGACTTAAAATTCAGATTGTAAATGATACGTCTGATTTTACATTGGCTGCGGCAGATCACGTTATTTTCGATTTAGTTTTAGCAGTTGTTTTAGTTGCAATTGTAATGCTTTTGTTTTTACATAGTATTCGTAATGCTTTTATTGTAATGGTTTCTATTCCAGCATCGTTAATTGCGACTTTTATCGGAATGTACTTAATGGGGTATACCTTAAACTTGATGTCGTTACTTGGTTTATCACTTGTAGTGGGAATTTTGGTGGATGATGCCATCGTTGTTTTAGAGAATATTTACCGTCACATGGAAATGGGAAAATCGAAAATTAGAGCTTCATACGATGGGGCAAAAGAAATTGGATTTACCGTAACTGCTATTACATTGGTAATTGTCGTGGTATTCTTACCAATTGCAATGAGTACAGGTTTGGTGGCGAATATTATTGCACAGTTTTGTGTGACAGTCGTTATCGCAACCTTACTATCCTTATTGTCGTCATTTACAATTGTTCCTTGGTTGTCTTCTCGTTTCGGGAAATTAGAACATATCACAGGGAAAAATATTTTTGAGAAATTTATTCTTTGGTTCGAAAAACAATTAATGAAATTTACCCACTTCATTTCTGATATGTTAGAATGGTGTTTAAAATCTACCGTTCGTAGAATTGGAGTTTTTATTGGGGTATTTATCGTTTTATTTGCAGTTATTGGAGTTTTAATGGGAGGAAAATATATCGGTGGTGAATTCTTCCCTAAAACAGATAAAGGTGAATTCCTAGTTCAAATAGAGTTACCAAAAGATGCAACAATAGAGGAATCAAATTTTATGACGCAAAAAGCAGAAAAGTTTTTACGTGATAAAAAAGAAGTTGTTGATATGATTACAACTGTTGGTCAAAGTTCCGAAGGATTTGGAGCAGCACAAGCAACAGCTTATAAAGCAGAAATAGACGTTATTTTAAATGATAAATCAGAGCGTGAAGACAATTCATTTATTTATGCGGCAAAAGTAAAACGCGAATTAGAAAAAGAATTAGTTGGTGCTAAGGTTAAAACTGTTCCAGTTGGTTTGATTGGAGCGGAACAAGCGCCAATAGCGTTGGTTGTGACAGGTCCAAATTTAGAAAGCGCCATGAAATTTGCTGAATTAGCAAAACACGAATTAGAACAAATTAAGGGTTCTTCGGAAGTGAAATTAACGACAGAAGCCGGAAATCCTGAAATTAATGTGCAAGTTGACCGTGATAAAATGTCTGCTTTAGGATTGAATTTACAAACAGTTGGTTTAACCATGCAAACTGCTTTCTCTGGAAATACAGATGGTAAATTTAGAGCGGGTGAATACGAATATGATATTAATATTCAGTACAATGATTTTAATCGTTCGAATATCGATGACGTTCGTAGTTTGATATTTGTGAATGATAAAGGACAACAAATTCGTTTGGATCAATTTGCAACGGTTACACAAAGTTCTGGACCAAGTTTCTTAGAGCGTCGTGATAAAACACCTTCTGTAACTGTGCAAGCGCAATCTGTTGGTCGTACAACGGGTGATATTGTTACTGATTTCAAAAATAGTTTACAAAAAATTGATAGTAAAAAACCAACCGGTGTATCGTATGTTTGGGGTGGAGATGAAGAAAATCAATCCGAAGGTTTTGGTACATTAGGTTACGCATTATTAGCAGCAATTATTTTAGTTTATTTGGTGATGGTTGCTTTGTATGATTCGTTTATTTATCCTTTCGTGGTTTTGTTTTCGATTCCATTATCATTAATTGGTGTCTTTGTGGTTTTAGCTTTAACTAATAATTCGTTGAATATCTTCACGATTCTCGGAATGATTATGTTAATTGGTTTGGTGTGTAAAAATGCGATTTTATTGGTCGATTTTACAAATCATAGAAAAGAAGCTGGCGAAACAACGCACAATGCTTTGGTACAAGCCAATCATGCACGTCTTCGTCCAATTTTAATGACAACTATCGCCATGGTTTTTGGTATGATTCCAATTGCATTAGCAGAAGGAGCAGGAGCAGAGATGAACAACGGTTTGGCATGGGTAATTATCGGTGGATTAGTTTCCTCATTATTCCTAACCTTAATTATTGTTCCTGTGGTTTATTCATTATTCGATAGTGCAATTCGTCGATTCTCAAAAGGAGAAAAAGTAGATTATGAAGCAGAAATGGTTGCAGATTATGAAGCGCGACAAATAAAAGAAGAATGGGAAGAGTAA
- a CDS encoding serine hydrolase domain-containing protein produces the protein MKKILVCLILVMTQMSYGQQFLTAEQSDPKNFNWIKGFPPAKEDILSAIDGSFFNFPALRYSVCHMREFFPTVNVASAQENRYTWKTKLDQSIDNVTFTPLESKKTMTWKESLQKNYTDGIIVLHKGAIVYENYFGELNKNGTHALMSVSKTLTGTLGGMLVAEGILDENKKCSDYIPELKTSAFGDATIRQVLDMTTALQYSEDYSDPNAEVWAFSAAGNPFPKPANYNGPTNYYDYLKTVKKNGKHGEAFGYKTVNTDVMGWIITKVLNKPLAQILSEKFWEPLGTNFDGYYQIDGAGIAFAGGGFNANLRDLAMFGEMIRNNGYFNNHQILPKKLVEEIKKGGNQKAFEKANYKLLKGWSYKDMWWVTNNEHQAFMARGVHGQAIYVDPKAEMVIVRFASNPVASNSANDPYSLPAYHAVAKYLLTK, from the coding sequence ATGAAAAAAATATTAGTTTGTTTAATTTTAGTGATGACGCAAATGAGTTATGGACAACAATTTTTGACTGCAGAACAATCGGATCCAAAGAATTTTAATTGGATAAAAGGGTTTCCACCTGCAAAAGAAGATATTTTGTCCGCTATAGATGGTAGCTTTTTTAACTTTCCAGCTTTACGATATAGCGTTTGTCATATGCGCGAATTTTTCCCAACTGTAAATGTCGCTTCGGCACAAGAAAACAGATATACTTGGAAAACTAAATTGGATCAATCCATTGATAATGTGACTTTCACTCCTTTAGAAAGTAAAAAAACTATGACATGGAAAGAATCTTTGCAAAAAAATTATACCGATGGAATTATTGTTTTACACAAAGGTGCTATTGTTTATGAGAATTACTTTGGAGAACTAAACAAAAATGGAACTCATGCCTTGATGTCTGTGAGTAAAACCTTGACAGGAACTTTAGGCGGAATGTTAGTTGCCGAAGGTATTCTAGATGAGAATAAAAAATGTAGTGATTATATTCCTGAATTGAAAACCTCAGCTTTTGGTGATGCTACGATTCGTCAAGTTTTGGATATGACAACTGCTTTGCAATATAGTGAAGATTACAGCGATCCGAATGCTGAAGTGTGGGCTTTTTCGGCTGCTGGAAATCCTTTTCCTAAACCTGCTAATTATAATGGACCTACAAATTATTATGATTATTTGAAAACAGTCAAGAAAAATGGTAAACATGGTGAAGCTTTTGGTTATAAAACGGTGAATACTGATGTGATGGGTTGGATTATTACAAAAGTATTGAATAAACCTTTGGCTCAAATTCTATCTGAAAAATTTTGGGAACCATTGGGAACAAACTTTGATGGATATTACCAGATTGATGGTGCTGGAATTGCTTTTGCAGGAGGTGGTTTTAATGCAAACCTTCGAGATTTAGCGATGTTTGGAGAAATGATAAGAAACAATGGTTACTTTAATAATCATCAAATTTTGCCTAAAAAATTGGTTGAGGAAATCAAAAAAGGAGGAAATCAAAAAGCTTTTGAAAAGGCAAATTATAAACTTCTAAAAGGCTGGAGCTACAAAGATATGTGGTGGGTAACGAATAATGAGCATCAAGCATTTATGGCGCGTGGCGTTCATGGTCAAGCGATTTATGTTGATCCAAAAGCGGAAATGGTTATTGTGCGATTTGCTTCCAATCCGGTTGCATCGAATAGTGCGAACGACCCGTATTCGTTACCAGCTTATCATGCTGTTGCAAAATATTTATTGACTAAATAA
- a CDS encoding YpdA family putative bacillithiol disulfide reductase: MKEQYDLIIVGAGPIGLACAIEAKRNNLSYLIIEKGALTNSLYNYPLYMTFFSTAERLEIGEIPFNCIETKPGRQEALEYYRNIHKYFKFNLNLYEEVETINKVETNHFEVKTSKNNYSTNNIVLATGFYDIPNLMNIEGENLPKVHHYYKEAHPYSFQNVVVVGANNSSVDAALECYRKGANVTMVIRGEGFTHRLKYWVRPDIENRIAEGSIKAYFNSNITSIDENQVHIKTPEGDISIENDTVLALTGYHPNFNFLENCGITFSDDELKTPTYNPETMETNVDGLYLAGVVCGGMLTNIWFIENSRVHAQQIVEAILAKNNK, translated from the coding sequence ATGAAAGAACAATATGATTTGATTATTGTAGGCGCCGGACCAATTGGGCTAGCTTGTGCAATAGAAGCGAAAAGAAATAATCTTTCTTATTTAATTATTGAAAAAGGTGCTTTAACAAATAGTTTGTACAACTATCCTTTGTATATGACATTTTTTTCGACTGCCGAACGATTAGAAATTGGAGAAATTCCGTTCAATTGTATTGAGACAAAACCTGGTCGACAAGAGGCGTTAGAATATTATCGAAACATTCATAAATATTTCAAATTCAATCTAAATCTATACGAAGAAGTTGAAACGATTAATAAAGTTGAAACAAATCATTTCGAAGTTAAAACATCAAAAAATAACTATTCAACTAACAATATAGTCCTTGCAACTGGTTTTTATGACATTCCAAACTTAATGAATATTGAAGGTGAAAATTTGCCAAAAGTTCATCATTATTACAAGGAAGCTCACCCTTATTCTTTTCAGAACGTAGTGGTTGTTGGAGCGAATAATTCTTCTGTTGATGCAGCTTTAGAATGTTATCGAAAAGGTGCAAATGTAACAATGGTGATTCGCGGAGAAGGTTTTACGCATCGACTAAAATATTGGGTTCGTCCAGATATCGAAAATCGAATTGCAGAAGGAAGTATCAAAGCTTATTTCAACTCGAATATTACTTCTATTGACGAAAATCAAGTTCATATCAAAACACCAGAAGGTGATATTTCAATTGAAAATGATACCGTTTTAGCTTTAACTGGTTATCATCCAAATTTCAATTTTTTGGAGAACTGTGGAATAACTTTCAGTGATGATGAATTGAAAACACCAACTTACAATCCCGAAACAATGGAAACAAATGTGGATGGTTTATATTTGGCAGGCGTTGTTTGTGGTGGTATGTTGACAAATATTTGGTTTATTGAAAATTCGCGCGTACATGCACAGCAAATTGTTGAGGCAATTTTAGCAAAAAATAATAAATAA
- a CDS encoding AcvB/VirJ family lysyl-phosphatidylglycerol hydrolase, with protein sequence MKTKYFILFGLIITTIGLYIIRTKGDDIDIKDPLPLKIWENKNETKPILFYLSGDAGLGPFSKSICKNLYQKGYDIYALNSKVYFWHERDSKKTAEILAQFLEEKLKHHKNQEVVFIGYSFGADAIPFIINQFPTKTKNRIHQLILLDPYETADLEIHYKNLIFENVSGKWNTIPEINQLPNLHLSIILSDYGKNYPFNKITLTNKNIISLGGNHHFNRNYQKVTETIIKQLSN encoded by the coding sequence ATGAAAACTAAATATTTCATATTATTTGGATTGATTATCACTACAATTGGTTTGTATATCATACGTACAAAAGGAGATGATATAGATATCAAAGATCCTTTACCGCTTAAAATATGGGAGAATAAAAATGAAACTAAACCTATCTTGTTTTATTTAAGTGGAGATGCTGGATTAGGACCTTTTTCAAAATCAATTTGTAAAAATCTTTATCAGAAAGGTTATGATATTTATGCATTAAATTCTAAAGTTTACTTTTGGCACGAAAGAGACTCTAAAAAAACTGCAGAAATATTAGCTCAATTTTTAGAAGAAAAGCTCAAACATCACAAAAATCAAGAAGTTGTATTTATCGGCTATTCTTTTGGTGCTGATGCGATTCCGTTTATTATCAATCAATTTCCTACAAAAACCAAAAACAGAATTCATCAACTTATTCTTTTAGATCCGTATGAAACAGCTGATCTTGAGATTCATTATAAAAATTTAATTTTTGAAAATGTAAGCGGAAAATGGAATACAATCCCAGAAATTAATCAACTTCCTAACCTGCATTTATCTATTATTTTAAGTGATTATGGAAAAAATTATCCCTTTAATAAAATTACTTTAACCAATAAAAACATAATCTCTTTGGGTGGTAATCATCACTTTAACCGAAATTATCAAAAAGTAACTGAGACTATTATCAAGCAACTAAGTAATTAA
- a CDS encoding efflux RND transporter periplasmic adaptor subunit: protein MKSVKTLLYILIAAGLIGGAVYIIKNNKAKQEEEVAIVNASNDEVVVNTIKAKYESLNTDYTSNGTFAPFQEMSFPSEISGRIVRVLVDEGSYVSVGQTLATIKKDAIEVDVTQAQNNLQNAIIDNQRYENAYKTGGVTKQQLDNSRLQLKNARAAVSAQNLRVRDTNVKATISGVINKRYIEPGSVVAPGSQMFDIVNVSKLKLQVTVTEAEVVNLKVGQTIKVLASVFPDQEFAGRISFIAPKADASLNFPVEIQVSNNSGLKAGMYGTAVFSTKDDVNAGKNVLVVPANAFVNGISSGQVFVVENNTAKLTKVVIGKTVGTEVEIISGIKDGAEIVTSGQINLKDGTKVKVVK from the coding sequence ATGAAATCAGTAAAAACTTTACTTTATATATTAATTGCTGCTGGCTTGATTGGTGGAGCAGTTTACATCATCAAAAATAACAAAGCGAAGCAAGAAGAGGAAGTTGCGATTGTAAATGCTAGTAACGATGAGGTTGTGGTAAATACAATTAAAGCAAAATACGAAAGCTTAAATACAGATTATACGTCAAACGGAACGTTTGCGCCATTTCAGGAAATGAGTTTTCCTTCAGAAATTTCAGGAAGAATTGTTCGTGTATTGGTAGATGAAGGGAGTTATGTTTCTGTTGGTCAAACATTGGCAACAATCAAAAAAGATGCAATTGAAGTTGATGTTACGCAAGCGCAAAATAATCTTCAAAATGCAATTATTGACAATCAACGTTACGAAAATGCTTATAAAACGGGAGGTGTAACAAAGCAACAATTAGATAATTCGCGTTTGCAATTAAAAAATGCAAGAGCAGCGGTTTCTGCGCAAAATTTGCGTGTGCGTGATACGAATGTAAAAGCAACTATTTCTGGTGTGATTAACAAGCGTTACATAGAGCCAGGATCTGTAGTAGCGCCAGGTTCTCAAATGTTTGATATTGTAAATGTATCAAAACTAAAATTACAAGTTACAGTAACAGAAGCTGAAGTTGTGAATTTGAAAGTAGGACAAACAATCAAAGTATTGGCTAGTGTTTTTCCAGATCAAGAATTTGCAGGGAGAATTTCTTTTATTGCGCCTAAAGCAGATGCTTCATTAAACTTTCCAGTAGAAATTCAAGTTTCGAATAATTCTGGTTTAAAAGCTGGTATGTACGGAACGGCAGTATTCTCGACAAAAGATGATGTAAATGCAGGTAAAAATGTATTGGTTGTTCCAGCAAATGCTTTCGTAAATGGAATTAGTTCTGGACAAGTTTTCGTGGTTGAAAATAATACAGCAAAATTAACGAAAGTTGTGATTGGAAAAACAGTTGGAACTGAAGTTGAAATTATTAGTGGAATTAAAGATGGAGCTGAAATCGTGACAAGTGGTCAGATTAATCTGAAAGATGGAACGAAAGTAAAAGTTGTAAAGTAA